Proteins found in one Xenopus laevis strain J_2021 chromosome 1L, Xenopus_laevis_v10.1, whole genome shotgun sequence genomic segment:
- the nudt12.L gene encoding nudix hydrolase 12 L homeolog isoform X3, translating to MQNPRKEMISQLHNLCALGDTTKLHALLSHSASIINETSEHGWSALMFGARNGHFDVVNMLLEKGCDRTLVNKSNQTALDIAKFWGHKHIADLLTYTKGGSKPHFLLNAIEEYDNFFCSTILDKRSDKRTDINWLKSKQTQASTVYILFSNLNPLVHLVGGRDTPEEPEIKLCRLQSEEVKEYLFKSEGVTVIFLGVEKQSKSVNSSEPKKDFGGEDDGLITWFGLNADNVSTEQFEKKHEGCYFLQPPMPAFMQLSPKEAGILAQARSVLAWHSRYKFCPTCGSATIIEEGGYKRTCLKNECPSLRGIHNTSYPRVDPVVIMLVIHPDGNHCLLGRQKRFPVGMFSCLAGFIEPGEIIEDAVRREVEEESGVKVGHVQYVSCQPWPMPSSLMIGCLAVAISTEIKVDKVEIEDARWFTREQVVDAVIKGNHQALTVPPRQAIAYQLIKHWIGMNANL from the exons ATGCAGAATCCAAGAAAGGAAATGATTTCTCAGCTCCACAACCTTTGTGCTCTGGGTGATACGACTAAGCTGCACGCTCTTCTCAGCCATTCAGCCTCAATCATTAACGAAACAAGTGAACATGGATGGAGCGCTCTTATGTTTGGTGCTCGAAACGGACACTTTGATGTTGTAAATATGCTGCTGGAGAAAGG GTGTGACAGAACACTGGTTAATAAGTCAAACCAGACTGCTTTGGATATAGCCAAGTTTTGGGGTCACAAACACATTGCTGACTTACTGACTTATACAAAAGGAGGATCAAAACCCCACTTTTTATTAAATGCTATAGAAGAATAcgataattttttttgtagtacAATTCTGGACAAAAGGAGTGATAAGAGGACAGATATTAATTGGCTAAAGTCCAAACAAACTCAGGCCAGCACTGTTTATATCCTGTTTTCCAACCTAAATCCATTAGTTCATTTAGTTGGGGGCAGAGATACTCCAGAAGAACCAGAAATCAAGCTTTGCAGGCTGCAGTCGGAGGAAGTGAAGGAATACCTGTTCAAGTCTGAAGGTGTCACTGTGATATTTCTTGGTGTTGAAAAGCAGTCGAAATCTGTTAATTCCTCAGAACCCAAAAAAGATTTTGGTGGGGAGGATGATGGACTGATCACATGGTTTGGGCTTAATGCAGACAATGtatctactgaacagtttgaaaaGAAACATGAAGGGTGCTATTTTCTACAGCCCCCAATGCCTGCGTTTATGCAGCTGAGCCCTAAAGAAGCAG GTATATTAGCCCAAGCAAGATCTGTTCTGGCATGGCACAGCCGGTACAAGTTCTGCCCAACATGCGGCAGTGCAACAATCATTGAAGAAGGTGGATACAAAAGAACATGCTTAAAGAATGAATGTCCTAGTCTGCGAGGGATCCACAATACATCATATCCAAGAGTTG ATCCTGTGGTGATAATGTTAGTTATTCATCCTGATGGAAACCATTGTCTGCTGGGAAGACAGAAGAGATTTCCTGTGGGCATGTTCTCTTGTTTAGCAGGATTTATTGAACCTG gagaaattaTTGAAGATGCAGTTCGAAGAGAGGTTGAAGAGGAGAGCGGGGTAAAAGTTGGTCATGTTCAGTATGTATCATGTCAGCCATGGCCTATGCCTTCATCCCTAATGATTGGCTGCTTGGCAGTTGCAATATCTACTGAAATTAAAGTTGACAAAGTGGAAATAGAAGATGCCCGTTGGTTCACTAGAGAACAG
- the nudt12.L gene encoding nudix hydrolase 12 L homeolog isoform X1, translating to MMELYSLRRIMQNPRKEMISQLHNLCALGDTTKLHALLSHSASIINETSEHGWSALMFGARNGHFDVVNMLLEKGCDRTLVNKSNQTALDIAKFWGHKHIADLLTYTKGGSKPHFLLNAIEEYDNFFCSTILDKRSDKRTDINWLKSKQTQASTVYILFSNLNPLVHLVGGRDTPEEPEIKLCRLQSEEVKEYLFKSEGVTVIFLGVEKQSKSVNSSEPKKDFGGEDDGLITWFGLNADNVSTEQFEKKHEGCYFLQPPMPAFMQLSPKEAGILAQARSVLAWHSRYKFCPTCGSATIIEEGGYKRTCLKNECPSLRGIHNTSYPRVDPVVIMLVIHPDGNHCLLGRQKRFPVGMFSCLAGFIEPGEIIEDAVRREVEEESGVKVGHVQYVSCQPWPMPSSLMIGCLAVAISTEIKVDKVEIEDARWFTREQVVDAVIKGNHQALTVPPRQAIAYQLIKHWIGMNANL from the exons ATGATGGAGCTGTACTCATTGAGGCGCAT AATGCAGAATCCAAGAAAGGAAATGATTTCTCAGCTCCACAACCTTTGTGCTCTGGGTGATACGACTAAGCTGCACGCTCTTCTCAGCCATTCAGCCTCAATCATTAACGAAACAAGTGAACATGGATGGAGCGCTCTTATGTTTGGTGCTCGAAACGGACACTTTGATGTTGTAAATATGCTGCTGGAGAAAGG GTGTGACAGAACACTGGTTAATAAGTCAAACCAGACTGCTTTGGATATAGCCAAGTTTTGGGGTCACAAACACATTGCTGACTTACTGACTTATACAAAAGGAGGATCAAAACCCCACTTTTTATTAAATGCTATAGAAGAATAcgataattttttttgtagtacAATTCTGGACAAAAGGAGTGATAAGAGGACAGATATTAATTGGCTAAAGTCCAAACAAACTCAGGCCAGCACTGTTTATATCCTGTTTTCCAACCTAAATCCATTAGTTCATTTAGTTGGGGGCAGAGATACTCCAGAAGAACCAGAAATCAAGCTTTGCAGGCTGCAGTCGGAGGAAGTGAAGGAATACCTGTTCAAGTCTGAAGGTGTCACTGTGATATTTCTTGGTGTTGAAAAGCAGTCGAAATCTGTTAATTCCTCAGAACCCAAAAAAGATTTTGGTGGGGAGGATGATGGACTGATCACATGGTTTGGGCTTAATGCAGACAATGtatctactgaacagtttgaaaaGAAACATGAAGGGTGCTATTTTCTACAGCCCCCAATGCCTGCGTTTATGCAGCTGAGCCCTAAAGAAGCAG GTATATTAGCCCAAGCAAGATCTGTTCTGGCATGGCACAGCCGGTACAAGTTCTGCCCAACATGCGGCAGTGCAACAATCATTGAAGAAGGTGGATACAAAAGAACATGCTTAAAGAATGAATGTCCTAGTCTGCGAGGGATCCACAATACATCATATCCAAGAGTTG ATCCTGTGGTGATAATGTTAGTTATTCATCCTGATGGAAACCATTGTCTGCTGGGAAGACAGAAGAGATTTCCTGTGGGCATGTTCTCTTGTTTAGCAGGATTTATTGAACCTG gagaaattaTTGAAGATGCAGTTCGAAGAGAGGTTGAAGAGGAGAGCGGGGTAAAAGTTGGTCATGTTCAGTATGTATCATGTCAGCCATGGCCTATGCCTTCATCCCTAATGATTGGCTGCTTGGCAGTTGCAATATCTACTGAAATTAAAGTTGACAAAGTGGAAATAGAAGATGCCCGTTGGTTCACTAGAGAACAG
- the nudt12.L gene encoding nudix hydrolase 12 L homeolog isoform X2: protein MTAWLLGMQNPRKEMISQLHNLCALGDTTKLHALLSHSASIINETSEHGWSALMFGARNGHFDVVNMLLEKGCDRTLVNKSNQTALDIAKFWGHKHIADLLTYTKGGSKPHFLLNAIEEYDNFFCSTILDKRSDKRTDINWLKSKQTQASTVYILFSNLNPLVHLVGGRDTPEEPEIKLCRLQSEEVKEYLFKSEGVTVIFLGVEKQSKSVNSSEPKKDFGGEDDGLITWFGLNADNVSTEQFEKKHEGCYFLQPPMPAFMQLSPKEAGILAQARSVLAWHSRYKFCPTCGSATIIEEGGYKRTCLKNECPSLRGIHNTSYPRVDPVVIMLVIHPDGNHCLLGRQKRFPVGMFSCLAGFIEPGEIIEDAVRREVEEESGVKVGHVQYVSCQPWPMPSSLMIGCLAVAISTEIKVDKVEIEDARWFTREQVVDAVIKGNHQALTVPPRQAIAYQLIKHWIGMNANL from the exons atgactgcatggttgctagg AATGCAGAATCCAAGAAAGGAAATGATTTCTCAGCTCCACAACCTTTGTGCTCTGGGTGATACGACTAAGCTGCACGCTCTTCTCAGCCATTCAGCCTCAATCATTAACGAAACAAGTGAACATGGATGGAGCGCTCTTATGTTTGGTGCTCGAAACGGACACTTTGATGTTGTAAATATGCTGCTGGAGAAAGG GTGTGACAGAACACTGGTTAATAAGTCAAACCAGACTGCTTTGGATATAGCCAAGTTTTGGGGTCACAAACACATTGCTGACTTACTGACTTATACAAAAGGAGGATCAAAACCCCACTTTTTATTAAATGCTATAGAAGAATAcgataattttttttgtagtacAATTCTGGACAAAAGGAGTGATAAGAGGACAGATATTAATTGGCTAAAGTCCAAACAAACTCAGGCCAGCACTGTTTATATCCTGTTTTCCAACCTAAATCCATTAGTTCATTTAGTTGGGGGCAGAGATACTCCAGAAGAACCAGAAATCAAGCTTTGCAGGCTGCAGTCGGAGGAAGTGAAGGAATACCTGTTCAAGTCTGAAGGTGTCACTGTGATATTTCTTGGTGTTGAAAAGCAGTCGAAATCTGTTAATTCCTCAGAACCCAAAAAAGATTTTGGTGGGGAGGATGATGGACTGATCACATGGTTTGGGCTTAATGCAGACAATGtatctactgaacagtttgaaaaGAAACATGAAGGGTGCTATTTTCTACAGCCCCCAATGCCTGCGTTTATGCAGCTGAGCCCTAAAGAAGCAG GTATATTAGCCCAAGCAAGATCTGTTCTGGCATGGCACAGCCGGTACAAGTTCTGCCCAACATGCGGCAGTGCAACAATCATTGAAGAAGGTGGATACAAAAGAACATGCTTAAAGAATGAATGTCCTAGTCTGCGAGGGATCCACAATACATCATATCCAAGAGTTG ATCCTGTGGTGATAATGTTAGTTATTCATCCTGATGGAAACCATTGTCTGCTGGGAAGACAGAAGAGATTTCCTGTGGGCATGTTCTCTTGTTTAGCAGGATTTATTGAACCTG gagaaattaTTGAAGATGCAGTTCGAAGAGAGGTTGAAGAGGAGAGCGGGGTAAAAGTTGGTCATGTTCAGTATGTATCATGTCAGCCATGGCCTATGCCTTCATCCCTAATGATTGGCTGCTTGGCAGTTGCAATATCTACTGAAATTAAAGTTGACAAAGTGGAAATAGAAGATGCCCGTTGGTTCACTAGAGAACAG
- the nudt12.L gene encoding nudix hydrolase 12 L homeolog (The RefSeq protein has 1 substitution compared to this genomic sequence) produces the protein MQNPRKEMISQLHNLCALGDTTKLHALLSHSASIINETSEHGWSALMFGARNGHFDVVNMLLEKGCDRTLVNKSNQTALDIAKFWGHKHIADLLTYTKGGSKPHFLLNAIEEYDNFFCSTILDKRSDKRTDINWLKSKQTQASTVYILFSNLNPLVHLVGGRDTPEEPEIKLCRLQSEEVKEYLFKPEGVTVIFLGVEKQSKSVNSSEPKKDFGGEDDGLITWFGLNADNVSTEQFEKKHEGCYFLQPPMPAFMQLSPKEAGILAQARSVLAWHSRYKFCPTCGSATIIEEGGYKRTCLKNECPSLRGIHNTSYPRVDPVVIMLVIHPDGNHCLLGRQKRFPVGMFSCLAGFIEPGEIIEDAVRREVEEESGVKVGHVQYVSCQPWPMPSSLMIGCLAVAISTEIKVDKVEIEDARWFTREQVVDAVIKGNHQALTVPPRQAIAYQLIKHWIGMNANL, from the exons ATGCAGAATCCAAGAAAGGAAATGATTTCTCAGCTCCACAACCTTTGTGCTCTGGGTGATACGACTAAGCTGCACGCTCTTCTCAGCCATTCAGCCTCAATCATTAACGAAACAAGTGAACATGGATGGAGCGCTCTTATGTTTGGTGCTCGAAACGGACACTTTGATGTTGTAAATATGCTGCTGGAGAAAGG GTGTGACAGAACACTGGTTAATAAGTCAAACCAGACTGCTTTGGATATAGCCAAGTTTTGGGGTCACAAACACATTGCTGACTTACTGACTTATACAAAAGGAGGATCAAAACCCCACTTTTTATTAAATGCTATAGAAGAATAcgataattttttttgtagtacAATTCTGGACAAAAGGAGTGATAAGAGGACAGATATTAATTGGCTAAAGTCCAAACAAACTCAGGCCAGCACTGTTTATATCCTGTTTTCCAACCTAAATCCATTAGTTCATTTAGTTGGGGGCAGAGATACTCCAGAAGAACCAGAAATCAAGCTTTGCAGGCTGCAGTCGGAGGAAGTGAAGGAATACCTGTTCAAGTCTGAAGGTGTCACTGTGATATTTCTTGGTGTTGAAAAGCAGTCGAAATCTGTTAATTCCTCAGAACCCAAAAAAGATTTTGGTGGGGAGGATGATGGACTGATCACATGGTTTGGGCTTAATGCAGACAATGtatctactgaacagtttgaaaaGAAACATGAAGGGTGCTATTTTCTACAGCCCCCAATGCCTGCGTTTATGCAGCTGAGCCCTAAAGAAGCAG GTATATTAGCCCAAGCAAGATCTGTTCTGGCATGGCACAGCCGGTACAAGTTCTGCCCAACATGCGGCAGTGCAACAATCATTGAAGAAGGTGGATACAAAAGAACATGCTTAAAGAATGAATGTCCTAGTCTGCGAGGGATCCACAATACATCATATCCAAGAGTTG ATCCTGTGGTGATAATGTTAGTTATTCATCCTGATGGAAACCATTGTCTGCTGGGAAGACAGAAGAGATTTCCTGTGGGCATGTTCTCTTGTTTAGCAGGATTTATTGAACCTG gagaaattaTTGAAGATGCAGTTCGAAGAGAGGTTGAAGAGGAGAGCGGGGTAAAAGTTGGTCATGTTCAGTATGTATCATGTCAGCCATGGCCTATGCCTTCATCCCTAATGATTGGCTGCTTGGCAGTTGCAATATCTACTGAAATTAAAGTTGACAAAGTGGAAATAGAAGATGCCCGTTGGTTCACTAGAGAACAG